From the Bacteroidia bacterium genome, one window contains:
- a CDS encoding HAD family phosphatase: MIQAVFFDLDGVIADTLHFHYLAWEKMFNDLGGSISEHSVLIHEGRASREILPRFIEEAGVSIPEEERESFIDRKREYYRSIVKVTYFPHVFDVIAALRTRGFHTALVTASSLKNMETALPKQHRELFDFLITGDEVHRAKPNPDPYLAPMHHLGLTPEQCVVVENAPLGIESAKNAGMTCVAVETTLGREYLTLADMVIHEIRELLDLPFLLPNR; this comes from the coding sequence ATGATTCAGGCGGTTTTTTTTGATCTCGACGGCGTTATTGCCGATACGTTGCATTTCCATTATCTCGCCTGGGAAAAGATGTTCAACGATCTAGGCGGCAGCATTTCCGAACATTCCGTGCTGATACATGAAGGGCGGGCGTCGCGTGAGATTTTGCCGCGATTCATCGAGGAAGCCGGCGTTTCAATTCCGGAAGAGGAGCGCGAGAGCTTCATCGACCGCAAGCGCGAGTATTACCGCTCCATCGTCAAGGTGACGTATTTTCCGCATGTGTTCGATGTTATCGCCGCGTTGCGTACGCGGGGTTTTCACACCGCCCTGGTGACGGCATCGTCGCTGAAGAACATGGAGACGGCGCTCCCGAAGCAGCATCGGGAGTTGTTCGACTTTCTCATTACGGGCGACGAAGTCCACCGAGCAAAACCCAATCCCGATCCGTACCTTGCCCCCATGCATCACCTCGGCCTCACGCCGGAGCAATGCGTGGTGGTGGAAAACGCACCTCTCGGCATCGAATCGGCCAAGAACGCGGGCATGACCTGCGTTGCGGTGGAAACCACGCTGGGGCGCGAATACCTGACGCTCGCGGATATGGTCATCCATGAGATCCGCGAACTTCTGGACCTCCCGTTCCTCCTTCCGAACCGATGA
- a CDS encoding T9SS type A sorting domain-containing protein encodes MKRFYVTPAILLWLLNSLLYAQTDTQMIEVQNLSTANGSQIFIQWEAPLCADWTGSRVERSMSDSVWIQLAVRPNPVRCMLDTSVAWNLEYRYRISCICGSGEPETWYSEALRADEITHLDLHSYFLPQRWRTHEYEVVETQQRDSRRIDTTYHVTYRFHRAEQNIDGGEDEIFEVISQIELGFPETTYVRFITEFTDRIRFYSDTSLLWLGVPTIWKKRNILLPDASLLAIQDSARYIPLPTTGLTTYDTLALIFESGFYWTSDYRFRRDFGLLQAYYDISGMLSQTLHHAYSISLSSPLSVPADSPSAGSMEIVPFPNPFRSDVTINIQVKRAAPVLLTVHDMPGRTVATLKDGHCEAGRYSFTFQPADLPSGMYICRLQSGSTVVSQMMLRIR; translated from the coding sequence ATGAAACGATTCTATGTAACTCCCGCGATTCTTTTATGGCTTCTGAACAGTCTTCTATACGCGCAGACTGATACTCAGATGATAGAGGTGCAAAATCTCAGCACCGCCAATGGCTCGCAGATATTCATCCAGTGGGAAGCGCCATTGTGTGCGGACTGGACCGGAAGCAGAGTCGAGCGCTCGATGTCCGATTCTGTCTGGATCCAACTGGCAGTGCGCCCGAATCCGGTCAGATGCATGCTGGACACCTCGGTGGCGTGGAACCTCGAGTACCGCTACAGAATCAGTTGTATTTGCGGGAGTGGTGAGCCTGAAACGTGGTACAGCGAGGCGCTTCGTGCCGATGAAATCACACACCTGGATCTGCACAGTTATTTCCTGCCTCAGCGATGGAGAACCCACGAATACGAGGTTGTGGAAACACAACAGAGGGATTCAAGACGAATCGATACAACGTACCACGTTACGTATCGATTCCACAGAGCCGAACAGAATATTGACGGCGGCGAGGATGAAATTTTCGAGGTCATTTCACAGATCGAGCTGGGTTTTCCGGAAACAACGTATGTTCGATTCATTACGGAGTTCACGGACAGGATTCGCTTTTATAGCGACACCTCGCTGCTATGGTTGGGTGTCCCCACCATATGGAAAAAGCGGAATATTCTTTTACCGGATGCATCTCTTCTCGCTATTCAGGACTCAGCCAGATACATCCCCCTCCCGACGACTGGACTGACTACCTACGATACGCTTGCACTGATATTCGAGAGTGGATTCTACTGGACCAGCGATTACCGCTTTCGTCGAGATTTCGGCCTTCTCCAAGCGTACTATGATATCTCGGGGATGCTGTCGCAGACATTGCACCACGCGTATAGTATCAGCCTCTCTTCGCCGCTGTCCGTCCCGGCCGATTCTCCCTCTGCGGGGAGTATGGAAATTGTTCCTTTTCCCAATCCTTTTCGAAGCGACGTCACCATCAACATTCAGGTGAAGCGTGCAGCTCCCGTACTGCTCACCGTACACGATATGCCGGGCCGCACGGTAGCCACACTCAAGGATGGACATTGCGAAGCGGGCAGGTATTCATTCACCTTCCAGCCGGCCGACCTTCCCTCCGGGATGTACATCTGCCGTTTGCAGAGCGGGAGCACGGTCGTATCGCAAATGATGCTGCGGATACGTTGA
- a CDS encoding T9SS type A sorting domain-containing protein: MRAGIAGIAIGLLLGNVQTMHGQGFEWKQGYPSYGYGVNGYGVRVSPGGMIYTYLQYWDIPPFQWDTGSVIEKYDDAGHRIWYLSWRGNGREVKIEYRCDNDENLYVLQGNKLSKRSPESGTCWETSLANGYDKFEVSRDRIFLFTPLVDTGGTGIYRGVSIVQIDTMRREVWRRDTMFAQDVAITRTVTYVDKRGNMYVSGAIEADEKDVFFLKFDIDGNLICSKRERGPVGRNEEGFAITADAAGNFYLLSKVDSSDNINSAWITKYDPVGRKIWSKFYEKEWNLGVASIQTTPDDEILVGGGFGQGPNGIAHFVFRVDTSGALQWQLPTEPRFKFGSMAVGPDNDVYFIGLWFAGLHSADGPYFAKYSLHPVSAEILPDGVADPASCVLKQNYPNPFNPSTTIDFNIPSRGDVRLTVFDHLGREVAVLADGEYESGTHSCQFSSAELPSGVYMYRLLWNGNSVARRMVLLR; the protein is encoded by the coding sequence ATGAGAGCTGGAATCGCAGGCATCGCCATCGGCCTGCTACTCGGAAACGTCCAGACGATGCACGGACAGGGATTCGAGTGGAAACAAGGGTATCCATCCTATGGGTATGGAGTGAATGGCTATGGCGTTCGAGTATCGCCCGGCGGGATGATATACACGTATTTGCAGTATTGGGACATTCCTCCCTTCCAATGGGATACAGGATCCGTTATCGAAAAATATGATGACGCAGGGCATCGTATCTGGTACCTGTCCTGGAGAGGCAACGGGAGAGAGGTGAAGATCGAGTATCGATGTGACAACGATGAAAACCTCTATGTGCTGCAGGGAAACAAACTGAGTAAACGCTCCCCGGAGTCTGGCACGTGCTGGGAGACCAGTTTGGCGAACGGCTACGACAAGTTCGAAGTTTCGAGAGATCGAATCTTTCTTTTTACACCGCTTGTCGATACAGGCGGGACGGGAATATATCGTGGAGTCTCCATTGTGCAGATCGACACCATGCGCAGGGAGGTATGGAGAAGGGATACGATGTTTGCTCAGGACGTAGCCATCACGCGAACAGTAACGTACGTGGACAAGAGGGGGAACATGTACGTTTCAGGGGCCATCGAAGCAGATGAGAAGGACGTATTCTTCCTCAAGTTTGACATAGATGGGAATCTTATTTGCAGCAAACGGGAACGCGGCCCGGTGGGGCGAAACGAGGAAGGATTTGCGATTACCGCTGATGCTGCAGGAAATTTCTACCTTCTTTCGAAGGTGGATAGCAGTGACAACATCAATTCGGCCTGGATTACCAAATATGACCCAGTGGGTCGAAAGATTTGGTCGAAGTTTTATGAGAAGGAGTGGAACCTCGGAGTTGCGTCCATTCAGACCACACCAGATGACGAGATTCTTGTTGGAGGAGGATTCGGACAAGGACCCAACGGCATAGCACATTTCGTGTTTCGTGTCGATACATCCGGTGCGCTGCAATGGCAGCTCCCGACAGAGCCGCGATTCAAGTTTGGGAGCATGGCGGTAGGTCCCGACAACGACGTATACTTCATTGGGCTCTGGTTTGCCGGGTTGCATAGCGCTGATGGGCCATATTTCGCGAAGTACAGCCTCCATCCGGTCTCAGCCGAGATCCTGCCGGACGGGGTGGCCGATCCCGCATCTTGTGTGTTGAAGCAAAACTATCCCAATCCCTTCAACCCTTCGACGACCATCGATTTCAACATCCCAAGTCGCGGCGACGTGCGATTAACCGTCTTTGATCACCTGGGACGAGAAGTTGCGGTACTCGCAGATGGCGAATATGAGTCTGGGACACACTCCTGTCAGTTCAGCAGCGCGGAGCTACCGTCTGGTGTGTATATGTATCGCCTCCTTTGGAATGGCAATAGCGTAGCTCGAAGAATGGTCCTGCTGCGATAG
- a CDS encoding T9SS type A sorting domain-containing protein codes for MRSALTSIFCVCLLTVVHVAPAQPYVPLEVGNRWDYTASYFDWVTHEGSRDTIMLRIVDFGRQANGKDYYELEQRGKHGSSFPFCSDRFIRVDSTRMYVYFEEDSTEEVYFRFDAVQDESWPLTHGWQRTIELQNIDSTEVFQLPTRTLTFRRDGLMLDWITLSERFGPLTSHFGGEPPGTRQDDITLVGCVLTGTTYGALLVDVERLPNPSDADVLLPVYPNPFREATTVPFVMKNPGTVVISIVNTLGSVVMCRTLEATAGSNQFRWRPDGLPPGVYLLTLNGREVRHTAKLVISE; via the coding sequence ATGCGCTCCGCTCTGACATCAATCTTTTGTGTCTGCCTGCTGACCGTTGTGCATGTCGCCCCCGCCCAACCGTACGTTCCGCTCGAGGTCGGCAACCGCTGGGATTACACCGCTTCGTATTTCGACTGGGTAACACATGAGGGGTCGCGGGACACGATCATGCTACGCATCGTCGATTTCGGCAGACAGGCAAACGGGAAAGACTACTACGAGCTGGAGCAGCGCGGGAAACACGGTAGTTCCTTCCCTTTCTGCAGTGATCGCTTCATCCGTGTGGACTCGACGCGGATGTACGTGTATTTCGAGGAAGACAGCACAGAAGAAGTGTATTTCCGCTTCGATGCGGTGCAGGACGAGTCCTGGCCGTTAACGCATGGTTGGCAGCGGACCATTGAGCTGCAGAACATCGATTCGACGGAAGTGTTTCAGCTGCCCACGCGCACCCTGACCTTCCGCCGCGACGGACTCATGCTCGACTGGATCACGCTGTCCGAACGCTTTGGTCCGCTCACCAGCCACTTCGGAGGCGAACCGCCCGGCACCCGCCAGGACGACATCACGCTCGTCGGCTGTGTGCTGACGGGAACCACCTACGGCGCATTGCTTGTCGATGTCGAGCGGCTGCCGAATCCGTCGGATGCCGATGTACTCCTCCCCGTCTACCCGAATCCATTCCGTGAAGCAACAACGGTGCCCTTCGTGATGAAGAATCCGGGGACTGTGGTGATTTCCATTGTAAACACTCTCGGATCCGTCGTCATGTGTCGCACGCTTGAAGCAACCGCAGGATCGAACCAGTTTCGCTGGAGGCCCGACGGACTGCCACCCGGCGTCTACCTTCTCACGTTGAACGGCCGGGAGGTTCGCCACACGGCAAAACTCGTGATTTCGGAGTAA
- a CDS encoding methyltransferase domain-containing protein, translating into MSAMNNDDVQRDYWNQELPAFDAIYTHKKGTVSNILDTIFRKDMYQRYTETLKACEPVTARSFLDLGCGTGLYALELARRGAQRVVGVDVADKMVETCEERARQLGLTNVSFVHGVIQDLSPTEKFDVSFGIGLFDYIEDAVPTLRGMREHTTDSVIATFPRLMTWRAPLRKARLTMRGCPVYFYTKRSVTAALTDAGLTPVRVQRLGKLYFVVAKV; encoded by the coding sequence ATGTCTGCGATGAACAACGATGATGTCCAGAGAGATTATTGGAATCAAGAACTTCCGGCATTTGATGCGATCTATACCCATAAAAAGGGTACGGTCTCCAACATCCTCGATACCATCTTCCGCAAGGATATGTACCAGCGCTATACCGAAACGCTGAAGGCCTGCGAGCCGGTGACGGCGCGGAGCTTTCTCGACCTCGGCTGCGGCACGGGGCTGTACGCGCTCGAGCTGGCACGCCGCGGTGCGCAGCGGGTCGTCGGAGTGGACGTTGCCGACAAAATGGTGGAGACCTGCGAGGAGCGCGCCAGGCAGCTCGGATTAACCAATGTTTCGTTTGTTCACGGAGTGATTCAGGACCTTTCTCCGACGGAGAAATTTGACGTGAGTTTCGGCATTGGACTTTTCGACTATATCGAAGATGCGGTGCCGACGCTGCGCGGCATGCGCGAACATACGACAGACAGCGTTATAGCCACTTTCCCGCGCTTGATGACCTGGCGTGCGCCTTTGAGAAAGGCCCGTCTCACGATGCGCGGGTGTCCGGTGTATTTTTACACGAAGCGATCGGTCACTGCCGCTCTCACGGACGCCGGTCTCACCCCCGTCCGTGTGCAGCGTCTGGGGAAGCTGTACTTTGTGGTCGCCAAAGTCTGA
- a CDS encoding DUF3473 domain-containing protein, translated as MERMEESGSQRAIDGTLSVDVEEWFCAHNLSPPLLRKEWEEYERRAEASTVRLLDIMDARQARATFFMLGWVMERTPGLAAEIHRRGHEVGTHGYGHYALTEMTPDEFARDLDAALEVHGRQLGVDVLGYRAPSFTLRKDTTWVIPILESRGLRYSSSVFPMRGHPLYGIPDAPLEPWRIGETLMEIPLTVARLASLRVPCAGGAYMRLLPFTLMRGLLHSVRREGRLLNLYMHPWEFDPGQPRVAISLQKRVRHYHNLHRTEDRLRRLLSDFHFTSIQELPCLR; from the coding sequence ATGGAGCGCATGGAGGAGTCGGGATCACAACGAGCGATTGACGGCACGCTGTCAGTGGACGTGGAAGAATGGTTCTGCGCCCACAATCTTTCTCCGCCGCTGTTGCGCAAGGAATGGGAGGAATATGAACGACGCGCGGAGGCCAGCACCGTGCGCCTCCTCGATATCATGGATGCGCGACAGGCGCGGGCAACCTTTTTCATGCTGGGGTGGGTGATGGAGCGCACTCCAGGACTCGCCGCGGAAATTCATCGTCGGGGTCACGAGGTCGGCACGCATGGGTATGGTCATTATGCGTTGACGGAAATGACGCCGGACGAATTCGCGCGGGATCTTGACGCGGCACTGGAGGTCCACGGGCGACAACTCGGTGTTGACGTCCTCGGCTACCGCGCACCGTCATTCACCTTGCGTAAAGACACCACGTGGGTCATTCCCATCCTTGAGAGTCGTGGGCTTCGCTACAGTTCCTCCGTATTCCCCATGCGCGGACATCCATTATACGGCATACCCGACGCGCCACTGGAGCCCTGGCGCATCGGAGAGACGCTGATGGAAATTCCACTGACGGTGGCACGACTGGCGTCTTTGCGCGTCCCATGCGCGGGTGGAGCCTACATGCGCCTGCTGCCATTCACGCTGATGCGGGGACTGCTGCACAGCGTGCGTCGGGAGGGACGACTGCTGAATCTGTACATGCATCCCTGGGAGTTCGATCCCGGTCAACCCCGCGTCGCGATTTCCTTGCAGAAACGCGTGCGTCACTATCACAATCTGCACCGGACCGAGGACCGGCTTCGGCGTCTGTTGTCGGATTTTCATTTCACCTCGATACAGGAGCTCCCATGTCTGCGATGA
- a CDS encoding GIY-YIG nuclease family protein codes for MFYTYVLWSAVLRKRYIGSTSDLLHRLEQHNNGFSTFTKRGIPWILIFSEQYPTRREAEQRERQLKSGHGRAWLDQTFPQYRSAGGG; via the coding sequence ATGTTCTACACATATGTGCTTTGGAGCGCTGTTCTACGCAAGCGCTACATCGGGTCGACGAGCGATCTTCTTCATCGGCTTGAGCAACACAATAACGGGTTCAGCACCTTCACCAAACGCGGTATTCCGTGGATTCTGATTTTCTCAGAACAGTATCCTACACGTCGGGAAGCAGAACAACGCGAGCGGCAATTGAAATCCGGACACGGACGCGCCTGGCTTGACCAGACGTTTCCACAATATCGTTCTGCAGGTGGTGGCTGA
- a CDS encoding GIY-YIG nuclease family protein — protein sequence MFYTYVLWSAVLRKRYIGSTSDLSRRLEQHNTGLSTFTKRGIPWSVIYFEDFPTRREAEVRERTLKSGQGRAWLDQTFPQYRSAGSG from the coding sequence ATGTTTTACACGTATGTGCTATGGAGCGCGGTTCTACGCAAGCGCTACATCGGATCGACGAGCGATTTATCTCGACGTCTTGAGCAACACAATACCGGGCTCAGTACCTTTACCAAACGTGGAATCCCGTGGAGTGTAATCTACTTCGAAGACTTTCCGACGCGTCGGGAAGCAGAGGTGAGGGAACGGACGTTGAAGTCCGGACAGGGACGGGCCTGGCTTGACCAGACGTTTCCACAGTATCGTTCCGCAGGAAGTGGCTGA